Proteins found in one Laspinema palackyanum D2c genomic segment:
- a CDS encoding nitrate reductase associated protein, which produces MTRFFKFEADFVESLHCIPMQVRLKLDTCGIKLKLNHWNQFNKQDRESLIQNPCQSPEEITQYREFLQALVLERTGESAKDLAVEENPPWMNEAEIPDGVQNKAQQFEMTLTLEQWAKLEPIERFALIKLSRSSHENANFLPALKELNLV; this is translated from the coding sequence ATGACTCGGTTTTTTAAATTTGAAGCAGATTTCGTCGAATCTCTCCATTGCATTCCCATGCAAGTTAGATTGAAATTAGATACTTGTGGCATTAAACTCAAACTGAATCACTGGAATCAGTTTAACAAACAGGACCGAGAATCTCTGATCCAGAACCCTTGTCAGAGTCCCGAAGAAATTACCCAGTATCGGGAATTTTTGCAAGCTTTGGTTTTAGAACGGACTGGAGAATCGGCCAAAGATTTAGCGGTAGAGGAGAACCCCCCTTGGATGAATGAGGCAGAAATACCCGACGGGGTGCAAAATAAAGCCCAGCAGTTTGAAATGACTTTAACGTTAGAACAATGGGCTAAATTAGAGCCGATCGAGCGGTTTGCTTTAATTAAATTAAGTCGGTCCAGTCATGAAAATGCTAACTTTTTACCGGCTTTAAAAGAATTGAACCTGGTTTAA